In the genome of Chryseobacterium sp. 52, the window CCTTTTATGCTTTTTGACCATAAGGTCAGAGAAAATTGGCTCGAACGCATCCAGGCCATTCAACACATTGATGGTACTGCACGTTTGCAAACCATAAATAAAGACAACAACGCGCTGATCTATGCAGTTATCCAAAAGTTTTATGAATTAAGTGGAATCCCGGTGCTTTGCAATACCAGTGCTAACTACAATGGCAGTGGATTTTTTCCTAATGTTGAAAGTGCAATGAAATGGGGACAATTAAATTACATTTGGTCAAATGGGACGTTATATTTCAAAAAAGAAAAAAGGCAATTACAATAAGCACACCTTTATTTTATCAGTACAAACTCCGTAAAGATAGAAGTAAATTAATTTTATAAAATTTTTAAAAAAAAATCACAAAAATGAAGTTAGATGACGGCAAAATTAAAGATTATCATGAAAAAGGGTTTTTGATATTTGAAAATATGCTCAATAAAGATGAAATCATTAGTCTCAAAGACAGGATACTGCAATTCGAAAATCATAAAGATCAGTCTAATGTTATTTGTGAAGACGACGAAATAAGATCTGTTTTTGCACCACATAAAATATTTGAAGAATACGACCGGCTCTACCGGCATAAGGAATTGATCAATATTTCTTCAAAACTGATTGATGAGGAGATTTATCTGTACCAATACAAAATTAACCTGAAAAAGCCTTTCGTAGGCAAATGGTGGGAATGGCATCAAGATTTTCCCTACTGGAAATTAGACGATGGTATTGAAAATCCTGATATGGTTTCGGTAATGATTTACCTTGATGATGTCGATGTTTGCCAAGGACCGTTGATGATCATTCCCGGTACACATAAAATAGGGATTGAAGCTTTCGAAAAGAAAGATCTGGATGGAGATAGTCTGATCAATTCCCTGAATTCAAATTTGAAATATACCATAGATAAACAGATGATTAAGGAATATGCTGATAAAAATGGGATCAAGACGCTGAGTTATGGTGCGGGGACGGCCATCTTTTTTCATCCCAATTTATTTCATGCCTCAACAGGAAATCTTTCTCCTTATACTAGGGATACGGTGATTATTACCTACAATAGCCTGAAAAACATCCCTACAGTTGAAGCCAAACGCCCGGAATATATTTGTTCGAGAGATTTCGAATCATTAAATTAAAGCATAACGATTACAACAGAACTACAGTTCTCATTGTACAACGATCAGAATGATCCAATAAAAAAACAGCATGGGAAATAATAAAACCGAAGCAGAACTGAAACATTATGAAGCGCTTAGAAAACAGGATTCCTTTCAATATTCTGAGGCCGAAGGTTGCTATTATGTAGTAAAATACAGTGATGTGGATACGCTTTTAAAATCAGACAATATAACTGTGGACTTTCCTTTCCGTGCCAGTAGGCAGCTTTTTGGGAAAACCATACTCGATTCGGATGATATGGGAAGCGCAGCCATACGCAAGAATCTGTTGCCGTTCTTTACAAGAAAAGCAATAGACCATTACAGAGAGCTGATCATCAGGCCATGTATAAAATCGATTTTAAGCGAAAGTACTGGTGCGAGGCTTGAAGAAGTCGATTTTAACCTATCAGTATCGCAAAGAATTCCCACTCAGATCATTATTAGTATTTTTGGAATAGATTTGAAATATGAAGAATTTATATATTCAAAATTAGAAAAGCTGGTTTTGTATTTAGATCATCCGTCAAATTCCTTTCAGGAAGCAATGGAAGCTAAAAAAGAATTGCTCGCTTTCCTCGATAAATGCCTGCTCAATGAAATAGAAGTTAATAAAAACGGTTTCCTATCATCGGTCAGTCGAGAGCCTTTCCACAACAAGGAAGAAATGTTGAGCACCTGTCTGATGCTTTTGGTAGCCGGAATGGCAACAACTATCGCATCATTAAACAGTTTGGTGCTCTATGTATATGAATATAGAGATTATTTGAAAGAAAATAGTGGGGATGTCGAAAAAATGAAGCTTTTTGTCAATGAAGTCATCAGGATGCAGCCTGCCGTACGCGAAACGATCAGGTTTGTTAAAGACGATTTCGAATATAAAGACGTCTCCTTTGTCGAGCACGACTTGCTGAAAATCATCCTTGCCAGTGCAAATAGGGACGAAGAGAAATTCACGGATCCTAACGAGTTCGAATACCAGAAAAAGCGAAGTCTGAATTGCTCGTTTGGCAAAGGAAAGCACTTTTGCATCGGATCGGATTTGGCCATCGAAGAACTAGTGATCTTTATACAGGAATTCATGATTTTTACAGATTATTATGCTGTTAAAATCGTAGAAAGTAACGAACCTCCCGGAACCGTAATCAGGATGTTTAAAAAAATCCAGCTTAAATTGCAGGCTGATCAGCCTTAAACAATCACTGCTGTCACCGGATTTTTCGTATTCATGCAGTACCTTGCATATCAAAATACCTCCTGATTATAAATGCTATTAGGCTTTTAAAAGCAAAGTGGATTTGCAGGTTTAAAAACCTCAGCAAGCTCTTTTAAACAGAAAAGTTGAATTTTACTAAGGCAGATCGTAATGATAACCTAAATTTGAGCCAGCGAACTAAACAATATTTATTTCCTGTTACAACCCTACACCTGACATGAAAAACAGTTTAAAAGATTTAACAAAAAATGATTGGAATACCCTGTTTCCAGTCGTATTGGTGGATCATAATCCAGATTGGAAACATCTCTATCAAAAAGAAAAACAAAAGATAGTTGCCGGGCTGGGAAAAGAAATTATTTTAAGAATTGAACACTTCGGTAGCACATCCATATCATGGATTAAAGCAAAGCCCTATATAGACATTATTATAGAAGTTCCGAAAAGTTTGCTCTTCAGCGAAGAGGTTATTGATGGCTTTGAAAATATAGGATACCAGTATTTTAAAGTCCCAGAACGGGGAAATATAGCTGCTTATATGTCGTTTGCGAAAGGTTATAATCTAGATGGTATCGAAGCACAGGTTTATCATATACATGTGTGTTCAAAAGAAAATGCGATGTTGTGTCAAATTGCATTTCGCGATTATTTAAATGCCAATGAGGCATATGCCAAAGAATATGAAATCCTGAAAATGACTCTCGCAGCTAAATTTAAAAATGACAGAGGTGCATATGTGCTTGGTAAAGATGATTTTGTAAGTAAGACAATGGATTTAATAAACAAGACAACAAAAGAAACCACAAGTATTTTTCCAACATTGACTTCTACTCTTTCAGCCGAAGCTTTGGGAGATTTTGTTAAACAAAAATATGGGCTAGACAATCAGAGCAACTGCAAATTATTCAGGACAGGTATCAATCATACTTATTTTATTGAGAGCGATAAAGCGAAATATGTGCTGCGGGTGTACTTCCGCAATTGGCGTTCCAAGCAGGAAATTCTTGAAGAAATTAATCTCTTGAATACTCTCAAAAGTAATGATATCAGTATCTCATATCCAATAGCTGATAAAAATGGAAATTTTATCCAAGAAATTAATGCACCGGAGGGAATGCGATACGCAGTACTTTTTTCTTTCGCAGAAGGTGGGAAAATCAGGTTTATTGATAATGAAACCTGCGCAGCCATTGGATCGTTAATGGCAAAAATACATAATGTGACACTAGGTAAAAAAGTACAACGGATAGATTACAATGTAGTGACAATGCTTCAGCTTCCCTATATGTTTGCAAATAAAATCTTTCCCGATACCTTAGAGGAAATGAGATTCATAAAAGAGCAAAGCATAATGATCAGCAGGGCTTTTGAACAAATAGATACTAAATATGTTAAGCAAGGCATCATCCATTTAGACATCTGGTATGATAATATGAGTATCACTGACAAAAATGATATCACAATTTTCGACTTTGATTTTTGCGGAAACGGCCCATTGGTCTTTGATGTTGCTTATTTTTGTAAACAGCTGTTTCATATTGAAGTAGACAAAGAAATATACGAACAAAAGGTGGAAAGCTTTTTAAATGGCTACAAAAGCATAAGAAGCTTATCAGATCAGGAAATGAAGCTAATTCCCAGTGCCGGTGCCGCTATTTGGATTTTCTACCTCGGCATTCAGTCGCAAAGGTTCGATTGGTCCAATATATTTTTAAGTGAAAATTACCTTAAAATGTATATCGGAAGAATGAAATCATGGCTTGAATACTCAATTCCGTTTCACGAACAGAAATAGAGAGAAAAAAGATAGGGATGTAAAGAAAATCTTTGTGAAAAATAAGGAAATTTAACTTGCTTACTATCAGTATATACAAATATTGATGTATACTGATGATAACAAAAAATAGAGTTTCAAGATTGGGAAATTTTTTTTGATATTTATGTTTTAAAACGGAAAAATAGGAAAC includes:
- a CDS encoding phytanoyl-CoA dioxygenase family protein codes for the protein MKLDDGKIKDYHEKGFLIFENMLNKDEIISLKDRILQFENHKDQSNVICEDDEIRSVFAPHKIFEEYDRLYRHKELINISSKLIDEEIYLYQYKINLKKPFVGKWWEWHQDFPYWKLDDGIENPDMVSVMIYLDDVDVCQGPLMIIPGTHKIGIEAFEKKDLDGDSLINSLNSNLKYTIDKQMIKEYADKNGIKTLSYGAGTAIFFHPNLFHASTGNLSPYTRDTVIITYNSLKNIPTVEAKRPEYICSRDFESLN
- a CDS encoding cytochrome P450 — protein: MGNNKTEAELKHYEALRKQDSFQYSEAEGCYYVVKYSDVDTLLKSDNITVDFPFRASRQLFGKTILDSDDMGSAAIRKNLLPFFTRKAIDHYRELIIRPCIKSILSESTGARLEEVDFNLSVSQRIPTQIIISIFGIDLKYEEFIYSKLEKLVLYLDHPSNSFQEAMEAKKELLAFLDKCLLNEIEVNKNGFLSSVSREPFHNKEEMLSTCLMLLVAGMATTIASLNSLVLYVYEYRDYLKENSGDVEKMKLFVNEVIRMQPAVRETIRFVKDDFEYKDVSFVEHDLLKIILASANRDEEKFTDPNEFEYQKKRSLNCSFGKGKHFCIGSDLAIEELVIFIQEFMIFTDYYAVKIVESNEPPGTVIRMFKKIQLKLQADQP
- a CDS encoding GrpB family protein — translated: MKNSLKDLTKNDWNTLFPVVLVDHNPDWKHLYQKEKQKIVAGLGKEIILRIEHFGSTSISWIKAKPYIDIIIEVPKSLLFSEEVIDGFENIGYQYFKVPERGNIAAYMSFAKGYNLDGIEAQVYHIHVCSKENAMLCQIAFRDYLNANEAYAKEYEILKMTLAAKFKNDRGAYVLGKDDFVSKTMDLINKTTKETTSIFPTLTSTLSAEALGDFVKQKYGLDNQSNCKLFRTGINHTYFIESDKAKYVLRVYFRNWRSKQEILEEINLLNTLKSNDISISYPIADKNGNFIQEINAPEGMRYAVLFSFAEGGKIRFIDNETCAAIGSLMAKIHNVTLGKKVQRIDYNVVTMLQLPYMFANKIFPDTLEEMRFIKEQSIMISRAFEQIDTKYVKQGIIHLDIWYDNMSITDKNDITIFDFDFCGNGPLVFDVAYFCKQLFHIEVDKEIYEQKVESFLNGYKSIRSLSDQEMKLIPSAGAAIWIFYLGIQSQRFDWSNIFLSENYLKMYIGRMKSWLEYSIPFHEQK